The proteins below come from a single Dehalococcoidia bacterium genomic window:
- a CDS encoding biotin--[acetyl-CoA-carboxylase] ligase, producing the protein MLARTSSTMDEVWARAAAAEEGLVVLAEEQTGGRGRFQRPWLSPPGGSLMLSVLIRPPAPVLPLLPMLLALAAADAIEHVTGLPVRLKWPNDLLLAGLKTGGILVESRLSGDRATAVGGVGINVNFDPRRVPGIPEQATSLSRAAGRPIERRVLLNALLERLDAHYDRLLAGHTLVPAWRERLETLGQSVEIRAGGRVTRGRAVEVDQLGRLLVQLPNGEIEAFAAGEVTLQV; encoded by the coding sequence GTGCTCGCGAGGACATCCAGCACGATGGATGAGGTCTGGGCGCGCGCTGCCGCCGCAGAGGAAGGACTGGTCGTTCTCGCCGAGGAGCAGACGGGCGGCCGCGGTCGCTTTCAGCGGCCGTGGCTCTCGCCGCCGGGCGGCTCGCTCATGCTCTCGGTTTTGATCCGGCCTCCAGCCCCCGTGCTTCCTCTTCTTCCAATGCTGCTTGCTCTCGCGGCCGCCGACGCGATCGAGCACGTCACCGGCCTCCCCGTCCGGCTGAAGTGGCCGAACGACCTGCTCCTCGCGGGCTTGAAGACTGGCGGGATCCTCGTTGAGAGCCGGCTGAGCGGCGACCGCGCCACGGCCGTCGGCGGCGTCGGGATTAATGTCAATTTCGATCCCCGGCGCGTGCCGGGCATCCCAGAGCAGGCGACGAGCCTGTCGCGCGCTGCTGGCCGCCCGATCGAACGGCGCGTGTTGCTCAACGCCCTGCTGGAGCGGCTCGATGCCCATTACGACCGTCTGCTCGCCGGTCACACTCTGGTCCCCGCGTGGCGGGAGCGGCTCGAAACGCTCGGCCAGTCGGTGGAGATCCGCGCCGGCGGCCGCGTGACGCGGGGCCGCGCAGTCGAGGTCGACCAGCTGGGGCGCCTGCTTGTTCAGCTGCCGAACGGCGAGATCGAGGCGTTCGCGGCGGGAGAGGTTACTCTTCAGGTATGA
- a CDS encoding phage holin family protein, whose translation MRLLVSWAIIAVSVALAALLIPGITIVDTNGWLAVIVMAAVLGIVNAVIRPILRLLSCGLIILTLGLFSLVINAATFALASWLAVTLFGAGFYIDGFWSAFFGALIVSVVSTILGALFLGNS comes from the coding sequence ATGCGGCTGTTGGTGAGCTGGGCGATTATTGCGGTCTCGGTCGCGCTTGCGGCGCTGCTCATCCCCGGCATCACGATCGTCGATACCAACGGCTGGCTGGCAGTGATAGTGATGGCCGCCGTTCTCGGCATCGTCAACGCCGTCATCCGGCCCATTCTGCGGCTGCTCTCCTGCGGGCTGATCATCCTGACGCTCGGGCTCTTCTCGTTGGTGATCAACGCTGCCACCTTCGCCCTCGCCTCGTGGCTCGCCGTCACCCTCTTTGGCGCCGGCTTCTATATCGACGGCTTCTGGTCGGCGTTTTTCGGCGCGCTTATTGTCAGCGTCGTGTCGACAATCTTGGGCGCGCTCTTCCTCGGCAACAGCTGA
- a CDS encoding class I SAM-dependent RNA methyltransferase, whose protein sequence is MTAGQSPSSFPRRTVRLEALVHGGAAIGRDEGRVIFVPFGLPGELVVIDIVEERQDYLRGRLVEVVEPSPDRVPAPCLYFGECGGCQWQHLAYPAQLEAKRRIVVEQLERIGKFSAPPVRPTIGCTDPWHYRNHARFSVRRSGHLGFTRSDHRRFLAVDYCLLMQPPINAVLAELQGKALGRRLHQVVVRTGARTGDVLVGPKIGDGETPLPSGQPSYRETMLGREFVVSPSSFFQVNTRPDRRDLSSLVADPPADVSQAELLVLLARDRLGLSGREWLVDAYCGVGLFALLLAPYCAGVVGIEESASALRDARRNGSDVQNVMFLQAKVEDALPKLDGPLDALIIDPPRAGCRPEVLRAILARRPPRVFYVSCEPATLARDLRLLVDGGYRLEEVQPVDLFPQTYHIETCTTLVWEGAR, encoded by the coding sequence ATGACTGCTGGACAATCGCCCTCCTCGTTTCCGCGCCGCACGGTCCGGCTGGAAGCGCTCGTCCACGGCGGAGCGGCCATCGGGCGTGATGAGGGCCGGGTCATCTTTGTCCCGTTTGGTCTGCCGGGCGAGCTCGTCGTCATCGACATCGTTGAAGAGCGGCAGGATTACCTGCGCGGACGGCTGGTGGAGGTCGTGGAACCTTCCCCCGACCGCGTACCTGCCCCGTGCCTTTACTTTGGCGAGTGCGGCGGCTGCCAGTGGCAGCATCTTGCCTATCCTGCTCAGCTGGAGGCGAAACGACGTATCGTCGTCGAACAGCTGGAGCGGATTGGGAAGTTCAGCGCTCCGCCGGTGCGCCCGACTATCGGCTGCACCGACCCGTGGCACTATCGTAACCACGCGCGCTTCTCGGTGCGCCGGTCGGGACATCTCGGTTTTACGCGCAGTGACCATCGGCGTTTCCTCGCCGTTGACTACTGTCTCCTGATGCAGCCGCCGATCAACGCCGTGCTTGCCGAGCTCCAAGGAAAAGCGCTCGGCCGTCGGCTCCATCAGGTTGTCGTGCGGACGGGCGCGCGGACGGGCGACGTGCTGGTAGGGCCGAAGATCGGCGATGGCGAGACGCCTCTCCCTTCCGGTCAGCCTTCGTACCGCGAGACGATGCTCGGCCGGGAATTCGTCGTCTCTCCCTCCTCCTTTTTTCAGGTGAACACGCGTCCTGACCGCCGCGACCTCTCGTCGCTCGTGGCCGACCCCCCTGCCGACGTCAGCCAGGCCGAGCTGCTGGTGCTGCTGGCGCGCGACCGCCTTGGCTTGAGCGGCCGAGAATGGCTTGTCGATGCCTACTGCGGGGTCGGTCTGTTCGCGCTGCTGCTCGCTCCCTACTGCGCAGGAGTGGTCGGCATCGAAGAATCGGCCTCAGCGCTCCGCGACGCACGTCGCAATGGGAGCGACGTTCAGAACGTGATGTTTCTCCAGGCCAAAGTGGAAGACGCGTTGCCGAAGCTGGACGGTCCCCTCGATGCCCTCATCATCGACCCGCCGCGCGCCGGATGCAGACCCGAGGTCTTGCGCGCCATTCTCGCCCGCCGCCCGCCACGGGTCTTCTATGTCTCCTGCGAGCCCGCAACCCTCGCGCGCGATCTGCGCCTCCTAGTGGACGGCGGGTATCGGCTCGAGGAAGTGCAGCCGGTTGACCTCTTCCCGCAGACCTACCATATCGAGACCTGTACGACACTTGTCTGGGAAGGAGCTCGGTAG